The genomic stretch CCGGGTCGCAGGGCCGTTCAACACGTCCGCGTCCCGGTCCTCGTCAGGCGCGGTCAGCGGCGGCTGCCGCTCCGTGGCGCCACCGGTGGTGCCAGGGGCCACGTCCACCGTCGGCTCCGAGCCGTCACCGCCAAAGAGAGCATCCTCGTCAGGCCGGCCCGAGTCCTCGCCCGTGGGTGCCTCCGCGGGCGTCTTCTCCTGCCCGCCTCCGAAGAGCGCGTCCTCGTCGGGTCGCTCCTCGGACTGGGCCCACGCGGGCGCGCCGGTGAGGGCCGCGGACAGCGCCGCGGCCAGGGTGAGCGTGCGCGGGGTCATCGGCTCTTGCTCTCAAGCCACGCCTTGGTGAAGAGGTTGGCTTCCAGCGGACGCAGGTCCACCGTCTTGACGAGGATGGTGGTGGAGTTGCCCTTCTCGATTTCGTCGTAGATGCGCATCTCCTCCGGCATCCAGACGTCGTCCTTCTTGGACTCGCTGAACATCTTCTTCCAGCGGGGGTAGAGCGCCGTGCGCATCTTCCGGCCGGACAGGGCGTATTGCTCCTGCTTGAGGATGTTGCCGGACGCCTTGTCCACCCAGACCTTGAGGACGGGGTAGGCCACGTCCACGCCGGGCTTGACCTTCAGCGTCAGCAGGTGGGCCGTGTACTTGCCCAGCTTCGCCTCGCCCTCGTAGGACGGGTCATACTCCTCGGCCAGCCGCGACTCGTCGAAGTCCGCGCGGCGGCTGTCAGTGCCGGCGATGCGCTCGCGCTCGGTGCGGCGCTCCCAGCGGCCCACGTTGGGGTCGTAGTTCCAGAGGTTCTTGTCCAGACGCAGGTAGCCCTTGCCCGCCTCCGTCTTGGGCTTGGTGAACAGCATCATCAGCTTGTCGTCCGCGTCGCGGCGGTAGACGACCAGCTCGTAGACGAGGTCCGCCTTCCCCTTCTCCTTCTGCTCCATGTACACCATCGCCTTGTAGTCGCCGCCGTTTCGCTGGCGGTCGTCGATGGTGGCCAGGAGCTTCACCTGCTCGGCCTGCTCCATGGCTAGGGCGGCCGGGGCGGACAGCAGCGCCACGGCCAGCGCCGCGGCGGACAGCATGTTCTTGAGGCTCATGGGTTCACCCGATGTGGTGCATCGCCGTCACCGGCTTGAGCCGCGCGGCGAGGAAGGAGGGAATGAGCGAGATGACGGTGGTGCACGCGGTGATGAAGGCCATGGCACCCAGGATGGACGAGGGGTGTACGGCCAGATTCAACGTGTCCGACATGATGAAGACCGCCACCACCTCCGGGACGTGCACCGCCATGGCATTGACGGCCAGGCACAGCACCAATCCCATGCTGGCTCCCGCCAACGTGCCCAGCAGGCCCAGCAGCAGCGCTTCGAAGACGAACATCATCAGTACGCGCGTGCGCTGCATGCCAATGGCGCGCAGGGTGCCAATCTCCCGGGTGCGCTCCCGGATGGCAATCCACAGCGTGTTCATGATGCCCACGCCGATGATGACCATCAGCACGAAGATGAGCACACCGGTGAGGCTGTTGAGCGCGGTGAGCGTCCAGGTGATGAAGGAGATTTCGTCCTCCCAGTTCGTGATGTCCAGCCGCTGACCCGTCCAGGCCTCGCGGTTGACGGTCTCGAACTTCATGAAGAACGCGCGCGGGTCGTGGTCCATCACCGTGTGGCCCGCGTCCGTCAGCGTCTGGCGCAGCCGGGCCTGCACCACCGGCACGTGCTTGATGTCCTTCAGGTAGAGCAGCAGCGCGCCCGCGGTGTCGCTCTTGAACTGGTACAGCGAGCGCAGCGTGTCCGACGGCACGAAGATGCCGAAGTCGCTCAGCATGCCCATGTCGGCCGCGATGGCCACCACGCGCGCGTCCACCGTGTTGCTGGCGCCTCGCAGCGTCTGGGCGGCCAGCGTCACGGACTCGCCCACCTGGACGTTGAGCTTCTTCGCCTGCTTCTCGAAGAGCAGCACCGTGCCGGACTCGGCCAGGCCGTCCAGCGCGCCCGCGCGAATCTGCAGCGCCTGACGGAGGCCAGGCTCGGACTGGATGTCGATGCCGCCCACGCCCACCTGGATGGAGGACGTCTCACTGACGACCTTGAGCCAGCCCCGCCCGCGCTGGACGGCGAAGTCCAGCTCCGGCACGTCCTTGCGGATCTGCTCCAGGATGGCCGGATAGCCCGTGACGACCGGCGCCGCCTGGCCCGCCGTCACCTTGTAGAAGCCGGCCACGTTGACGTGGCCGGTGGACAGCGTGGTGGCGGAGCGGAGCATCGACTCCTTCATGCCCGTGGACAGGCCCATGAGGATGACGAGCAGCGCGGTGACGCTGGCGATGGCGCCGCCCAGCAGCAGGGTGCGCCTGCGGTGGGTGCCGAGGTTGCGGAATGCGATGAGGAAGAGCTGGAGCATGTTCTCACTCGTCCGTCTGCATCGCCTGGAGGGGCGAGACCCGGGTCGCGAGGAACGCGGGATAGAGGGTGGAGATGGCGGAGACGCCCAGGACGATCACGAACGCCGCCACCAGGTTGCTGGCGCTCAGCGTGGGGAACAGCCGGGGGCCGGAGAAGAAGAAGTAGAGCGCTTCGTTGCCCGCGGGGATGCCGGCGTTGTTGAGCAGGGCCATGATGCCGCTGCCCACCAGTGAGCCGGCCGAGCCGAACACGAGCCCCAGCACCAGCGTCTCCACCAGCACCATGCCCAGGATGAAGGAGCGCTGCGCGCCAATGGCCCGCATCGTTCCCACCTCGCGCACGCGCTGCATGGTGGCCATCATCATGGCGTTGTTGATGATGACCAGCGCCACCACGAAGATGATGAAGACGGCGAAGTAGAGCACCAGCTTCCCGAGCAACACGAACTGCCCGATGATGCCCGCCGCCTCCTGCCAGGACACCACGCGCAGCTTCAGGCCCGCATCCTTCGCCGCCTGCCGCAGCTCCACCATCGTCTGCTCCAGCAGCTCCGGGTCCTTGAGCATCACCGCCGCGCTCAGGGCCACGCCTTGCTCGATTTCCTGCTGGGTGTAGACGCGCTGGAGCAGGTTCTCACGCGTGAGCGCCCCCTGGTCGCCGGTGAAGGCGGCCTGGTCATCCACGTCGGTGGACGTGGCCTCCGCCACCAGCTCGTTGTCGCTGGCCTCGCCGAAGAGGGCCTCCTCGGCTTCGTCCCGGCTCAGCGCCGACACGCCGCTCTGCTTCTGGATTTCCGCCAGCTCCGCCTTCTTGTCCGCGGTGAGGTACCCGTACAAGTCCCGGAACGACATCAGGTCCATCAGGCTCAGCGCGCCGGCCATGGCGGACTTCTCCAGGCCCTTGAACTGGTAGGTGCCATAGACCTTCACGTTGGCGCTCTGCATGTAGCCGGTGCGCGTGAAGGCGGTGATGGTGAGCACGTCCCCCATTCGCAGCCGGTAGAGCTCCAGCAGCGGCGCCAGCTCCGAGTAGAACTGGGCGTAGCGGGTGTCGAAGTTGGCGTCGTCGGTGGTGAAGAACTGTGTCAGCAGCTTGTCCAGCGCGGGCTCCTGGCTGCCCAGCAGCTTCTGCAGCCGCTCCACCATCTTCCGCGTCTTGACGGGGTCCAACTGGAAGATGATTTCCCGCGTCTGCGTCTGGTTCTCCTTCACCCAGCGCTGCAGGTCCGGGTCGGTGGCGATGGTCTTCTGGTTGAGCTCCCGCGCCTGCTTGATGTGGTCCAGCCGGAGCGCCGACTTCAGCTTGAGGAACTCTTCGTAGAAGAACTTGGACAGCAGCATGCCTCGCTGCCCGGTGGGCACCGGCTGTCCGTCCACGATCTCCATGCGGTCGAAGGTTCGCTGGAACGCGTCCAGGTCCGTGCCGGCGTAGCGCAGCTCCAGCATGTCCCCGTCCGGAATCTGCGGGGCGATGCGGTTCTCCAACAGCTCCAGCGCGCTGTACGGGGCCTCCTCGAAGGCGTCCCAGAACGCGTCCGTGCGCGCCCGGGCGAGTGCTTCCACCTCCGCGGGGTCCTTCTGGGCGCCGCCCAGCTCCTGCTCGCTCTTGGCCGTCTGGTCGGCCATCAGGTTGACCATCTGCCGCACGTGCCCCTTGACGCTGTCGATGCTCTCCCGCAGCTCGGGCGTCTCACCGGCGTCGTCGCGCTTCTTGTAGAGCGCGCGCAGGTTCGACAGCGTCAGGTCCACCGTGTTGCCGGAGGTGACGATGGCGCCGCTGGTGCCCAGGGGCACCACCGTCTTCACGTTGGGGTGCTTCTCCAGGAAGGGCCGGAGCTGGCTGAAGTCGTCCAGCGCGGCCAGGTCCGGCTCGCCGCTCATGCTGCCGTAGAGGGCCAGCGGGTCCTTGGAGTCATCCGAGTAGACCTGGATGTGGCCCGCGACGCTGCCGATGATGCTGCGGCTCATCGCGCTGTCCATGCTGTCCATCAGCGCTCCGCCCACCACCACGAGCAGGGTGCCGAAGAAGATGATGCCGCCGATGAGCAGGTTGATCTTGCTGGAGAACAGGTTGCGGAAGGCCACCTGCAGCAGCAAACGGAGTTGTCCCATGGTCAGTGGCCTCCAGAGGCCATGGCGCGGCTGGCCTCGGCGGCGCTGATGCGGTCCAGGAACTTGCCGTCCGCCAGCCGCACCACCGCGTTGGCGTGGCTCATCACCTTCGCGTCGTGGGTGGAGAAGATGAAGGTGGTGCCCTCCTTCTGGTTGAGCTCCTTCATCAGGTCGATGATGTTCTGGCCCGTCACCGAGTCCAGGTTGGCCGTGGGCTCGTCCGCGAGCACCAACTGGGGCCGCGTGACGAGCGCGCGCGCCACGGCCACGCGCTGGCGCTGGCCGCCGGACAGCTCGTTGGGCCGGTGCTTGGCGTGGTTTGCCAGGCCCACCTGCTCCAAGAGTTGCATCACCCGCTCCCGGCGCTGGGCCTTGTCCAGCTTGCGCTGGAGTAGCAGGGGGAACTCCACGTTCTGGAAGACGCTGAGCACCTGCACCAGGTTGAAGCTCTGGAAGATGAAGCCAATGGTGTTGAGGCGCAGGTTCGTGAGCTGGCGCTCCGTGAGCTGCTTGGTGTCCTGTCCGGCCACCCGGACCACACCGCCGGTGGCGGTGTCTACACACCCGATGAGGTTGAGCAGCGTCGTCTTGCCGCTGCCGGAGGGCCCGGCGATGGAGATGAACTCACCGGCATGGACCTCCAGGTCCACGCCTCGGAGCGCCGGGACCACCACCTTCCCCAGGGTGTAGTCCTTGGTCACGTTCGTGATGGAGACGATGGAGGACTGCGAAGCGGAGGGATTCATGCGGTACGTCCTTTCGAAGTCTTGACGGGGCGTGGGGGACGGGGGGCGTGCGCTGCGCGCCACCGCTCGGCGATGCCTGTAAGCTCAGCCTTGTAGAAATCACAGAAAGCGAATGCTTCTCGCAAGTTACGATTTCCAGCGAGACGCGGAACCGCGAGGGCCTCGGAGCAGAGGCGGGCGAAGGCGCTCAGGGACTCCTCGGCGACGCGCAGCTTGCCTTCCCAGCCCTGTGAATGG from Myxococcus xanthus encodes the following:
- a CDS encoding outer membrane lipoprotein-sorting protein, with amino-acid sequence MSLKNMLSAAALAVALLSAPAALAMEQAEQVKLLATIDDRQRNGGDYKAMVYMEQKEKGKADLVYELVVYRRDADDKLMMLFTKPKTEAGKGYLRLDKNLWNYDPNVGRWERRTERERIAGTDSRRADFDESRLAEEYDPSYEGEAKLGKYTAHLLTLKVKPGVDVAYPVLKVWVDKASGNILKQEQYALSGRKMRTALYPRWKKMFSESKKDDVWMPEEMRIYDEIEKGNSTTILVKTVDLRPLEANLFTKAWLESKSR
- a CDS encoding ABC transporter permease; protein product: MLQLFLIAFRNLGTHRRRTLLLGGAIASVTALLVILMGLSTGMKESMLRSATTLSTGHVNVAGFYKVTAGQAAPVVTGYPAILEQIRKDVPELDFAVQRGRGWLKVVSETSSIQVGVGGIDIQSEPGLRQALQIRAGALDGLAESGTVLLFEKQAKKLNVQVGESVTLAAQTLRGASNTVDARVVAIAADMGMLSDFGIFVPSDTLRSLYQFKSDTAGALLLYLKDIKHVPVVQARLRQTLTDAGHTVMDHDPRAFFMKFETVNREAWTGQRLDITNWEDEISFITWTLTALNSLTGVLIFVLMVIIGVGIMNTLWIAIRERTREIGTLRAIGMQRTRVLMMFVFEALLLGLLGTLAGASMGLVLCLAVNAMAVHVPEVVAVFIMSDTLNLAVHPSSILGAMAFITACTTVISLIPSFLAARLKPVTAMHHIG
- a CDS encoding ABC transporter ATP-binding protein, which translates into the protein MNPSASQSSIVSITNVTKDYTLGKVVVPALRGVDLEVHAGEFISIAGPSGSGKTTLLNLIGCVDTATGGVVRVAGQDTKQLTERQLTNLRLNTIGFIFQSFNLVQVLSVFQNVEFPLLLQRKLDKAQRRERVMQLLEQVGLANHAKHRPNELSGGQRQRVAVARALVTRPQLVLADEPTANLDSVTGQNIIDLMKELNQKEGTTFIFSTHDAKVMSHANAVVRLADGKFLDRISAAEASRAMASGGH
- a CDS encoding ABC transporter permease; the encoded protein is MGQLRLLLQVAFRNLFSSKINLLIGGIIFFGTLLVVVGGALMDSMDSAMSRSIIGSVAGHIQVYSDDSKDPLALYGSMSGEPDLAALDDFSQLRPFLEKHPNVKTVVPLGTSGAIVTSGNTVDLTLSNLRALYKKRDDAGETPELRESIDSVKGHVRQMVNLMADQTAKSEQELGGAQKDPAEVEALARARTDAFWDAFEEAPYSALELLENRIAPQIPDGDMLELRYAGTDLDAFQRTFDRMEIVDGQPVPTGQRGMLLSKFFYEEFLKLKSALRLDHIKQARELNQKTIATDPDLQRWVKENQTQTREIIFQLDPVKTRKMVERLQKLLGSQEPALDKLLTQFFTTDDANFDTRYAQFYSELAPLLELYRLRMGDVLTITAFTRTGYMQSANVKVYGTYQFKGLEKSAMAGALSLMDLMSFRDLYGYLTADKKAELAEIQKQSGVSALSRDEAEEALFGEASDNELVAEATSTDVDDQAAFTGDQGALTRENLLQRVYTQQEIEQGVALSAAVMLKDPELLEQTMVELRQAAKDAGLKLRVVSWQEAAGIIGQFVLLGKLVLYFAVFIIFVVALVIINNAMMMATMQRVREVGTMRAIGAQRSFILGMVLVETLVLGLVFGSAGSLVGSGIMALLNNAGIPAGNEALYFFFSGPRLFPTLSASNLVAAFVIVLGVSAISTLYPAFLATRVSPLQAMQTDE